The Gloeomargarita sp. SKYB120 genomic interval ATTTAATGCGCTTGTTTGACCGGGCCATCCGGCGGGCAAATTTACCCATTGCCTTTACGGAAGGGTTTCATCCGAGTCCCCGCATTGTGCCTGCGACGGCCTTACCTTTGGGGGTAACCAGCACCGGTGAAATTGTGGATTTTGAGTTGCACCAAGTGTGTGATCCCCAAGCGTTTTTACAAGCATTGCAGGCGCAATTACCCGCCGATATTCCCCTGTATGAAGTGCAGGAAATTCCTGTGCGAGCGCCGGCCAGTACCGAATTGCTAGAAGCGGTCGAATACCGGTTAACATTCGCCCTTGATGCACCAGATGCCCGCGCCGATTGGTCCACGTGGATTCACCAGATTTTAGCGATGGAAGCCCTGTGGTGGGAAGGCCAGACCAAAAGCGGGAAACCAAAACGGATCAATTTGCGCGAAAAACTGTACCGGTTGGAGTTGGTGACAACCCAAGACCAGCAAGCAGACATTCTTTATCAAGGGTCATGGAGCGCTGATGGTCAATCCCTGCAACCCGAACACGTTTTATTCCTATTCCAAACCGTCGGGTCGCCGGACGTTCATCTGGTTCATATTCATCGAGAGCGGTTGATTTTCCGCAGCAGTTGATGCTGGATTTAGGGGATACAATTGCGGCGATTGCGACGGCGGTGGCACCGGAGCAAGGGAGTATTGCCATTGTGCGCTTGTCAGGCAAAGAGAGCGTTGCGATTGCTCGTAAAATTTTTCATGCGCCGGGGAAGCAAGTATGGGAAAGCCATCGCATTCTGTATGGTTTTGTGCGCACACCAGCGGGGCAAGTCATTGATGAAGCGCTGTTACTCCTGATGCTAGCTCCCCGTTCCTACACCCGCGAAGATGTGGTGGAATTTCACTGTCACGGGGGCATTATTACGGTGCAAAAGGTGTTGAATTTGTGTATTGAACAGGGAGCGCGACTGGCTCGACCGGGTGAGTTTACTTTGCGGGCGGTTCTGAATGGCCGGATTGACCTGACCCAAGCAGAAGCGATTGCCGATCTCATCGGGGCAAAATCATCGCTATCGGCGGAAATGGCGCTGGGTAGTTTGCAGGGGAAACTGGGACAACGCATTCGGCAACTGCGCAATCAATGTTTGGACATTCTGGCGGAACTGGAAGCTCGGATTGATTTCGATGAAGATTTACCACCGCTCAATTCGCAAGAGATTCAAGACCGGATTGGCGATATACTCCGCCAGATTGAAGAATTATTGGCAACAGCAGAGCGGGGTGTTTGGTTGCGGCGCGGGATCAAGGTGGCGATTGTCGGGCGTCCGAATGTGGGCAAATCGAGCTTGCTGAATGCTTGGAGTCAAACGGAACGGGCCATTGTTACCGATTTGCCGGGAACTACACGGGATGTGGTGGATGCCTATCTGGTAGTGCAGGGAATTCCAGTCGAAATTCTGGATACCGCCGGGATTCGTCATACAGATGACCCCGTGGAGCAAATCGGCATTCACCGTTCTCGCCAGGCCATGCAAAATGCCGATGTGATTTTACTGGTGATCAATGCTGCGGAAGGATGGACAGAAATGGACCAAGCTTTGTATCAAGAATTAGACGCTAGCAAAGTGATTTTTGTGGTTAATAAAACTGATTTGGTTCCATCTCTCCCGCGGCTACCTGCGCACCTACAACCGGTGGTTTATACATCTGCCCTGCAACGGAGCGGTATCGACCAGTTAGAGTCGGTCTTGCTAGAGCGGATTTTTCAAGGGAAAGTGCAGCAAACCAATCTCACCTATACGATTAACCAGCGACAGCAAACAGCTTTGCTCCAAGCCCAAAAAGCGCTGCAACAAATGCAAACGACTATGGCGCAACAATTGCCGGTGGATTTTTGGACGATTGACCTGCGCACAGCGATTCAAGCGCTGGGGAGTATTACTGGTGAAGAAATCACCGAAGCGATGCTGGATCGCATCTTCAGTAAGTTTTGTATCGGCAAATAAACGCTTGGGGTATAATCGGGGAGCAGTGGGGGAGCTGGAGCCATGTTGGAAAATAGCGACTATCGCCAGGTAGACCGTGAGCAATTGGTGGATATGTTGCGCCACTATTGCCAGGTCAAAGACCAGTACCAGCACGCGCTTTTGCTCTATCGGGTGGGCGATTTCTATGAGACGTTTTTCCAAGATGCCATAACGGTGGCGCGGGAGTTAGAACTCTATTTGACCAGTAAATACGGGGGCAAAGAAATTGGCAAAGTTCCCATGGCTGGCATCCCCTACCACGCGCTAGAACGATATGCCAATCAATTACTCAAAAAAGGCTATGCCGTAGCGATTTGCGACCAGACGGAAGATGCAGCGATTGCCGAAAAAGAACGACGCATGGTGCGGCGAGAAGTCACGCGGGTCTTTACACCGGGGACGCTGTTAGAAGAAGCGCTTTTGCCGGCACGGGAAAATAACTTTTTGGCGGCTTTGGTGTTGCAAGGGGAACACTGGGGATTGGCGCATGGAGATGTCTCGACAGGGGAATTTCGTTTGACGCAGGCGCAAGGTTTGGACAATCTCACGCAAGAACTGCTGCGCATTCAACCGGCGGAAATTGTTTTGCCCACGGAAATTCCTGATTTGATTGGGCTATTACGACCTGGGGAATCAGAAGGGAAAATTCCTGCTGGTCTGCCCACCCAATTTACCTATACATTGCAGCCGCAACGTTTTTTTCAACTGGCCCAGGCGCGACAACAATTGTTAGAAACCTATGGGTTGAAGTCGCTGGAAGGGCTGGGATGTGAGCATTTGCCGCTGGCGATTCGGGCGGCGGGGGGATTACTGGCGTATTTGGCGCAACATCAAGGGCACTACCATACGGGGCTGCAGTTGCCCACGACCTACTTCATCAGCGAGTTCATGCGGCTGGACCAGCAGACGCGCCGGAATTTGGAACTGACGCAGACCGTGCGGGAAGGGGCGTTTCACGGGTCGTTGCTCTGGGCGATTGACCGGACGGTGACGGGGATGGGGGCGCGTCTGCTCCGGCGTTGGCTGCTGCAACCGCTGCTGGATGTGGAGGCCATCAATGCCCGCCTGGATGCGATTGCAGAGCTGGTTAACAAGGGGTTGTTGCGGCAACAGGTGCGGGAGCATATCAAGCAAGTGTATGACCTAGAGCGGTTGCTAGGGCGGGTGCAGGCGGGAACGGCCAATGCCCGAGATTTGCTGGCGCTGGCGGATTCCCTGTTGGCGGCAAGTCGGCTGGCCCAGGTGCTGGCTGATGTCCAGTCCCAGTACTTGCGGGATTTGCAGTCCATACCGCCGGAACTAGAAGCGCTGGGGGAACGCATACGGGAATCTCTGGTGGAATCGCCGCCGGTGACGTTGACCGAAGGGGGGTTGATTCGTGCTGGCGTTGATGCAGAACTCGACCGCTTGCGCCAAACGCTCGCCGATGACCAAAACTGGATTGCCCAATTGGAAGTGACGGAAAAACAACGCACAGGGATTCCGACGCTGAAGGTGGGCTTTAATAAAACCTTTGGCTATTACATCAGCATCACCCGCTCCAAAAGTGAACAGGCGCCGCCGGATTATATTCGCAAGCAAACGCTCACCAACGAAGAACGTTACATTACACCAGAGTTGAAAGAGCGGGAAATTCGGATTTTGAATCTACAGACGGAAATCAATCAACGGGAGTATGAATTGTTTTTGCAATTGCGCCAGGCAGTGTCTTTGCACCAGCATCTAATCCGGCCCTTGGCCCAAAAAATTGCGCAGGTGGATGTGCTGGCGGGACTGGCGGAAGTGGCAGTGATCCACAACTATCACCGGCCAGAGATTGTCCAGGGACGGGAACTGGTGATCAAACAGGGACGGCACCCAGTAGTGGAGCAATTGTTACCGGCGGGGTGTTTTGTCCCGAACGATACGGAATTAGGCACGGGTACCGATTTGATGATCTTGACGGGGCCAAACGCCAGTGGCAAAAGCTGTTATTTGCGACAGGTGGGCTTGATTCAGTTGCTGGCCCAAATGGGTAGTTTTGTCCCAGCGACGCAGGCCAAAGTTGGCATTTGCGACCGCATTTTTACCCGCGTGGGGGCGGTGGATGACTTGGCAATGGGACAGTCCACGTTCATGGTAGAAATGTGCGAAACGGCCAACATTTTGCATCATGCGACGGACCGTTCGCTGGTGTTGCTGGATGAAATTGGACGGGGGACGGCCACCTTTGATGGGCTGGCGATTGCTTGGTCGGTGGCGGAATACCTGGCGGTTTATTTGCGTTGCCGGGCGATTTTTGCCACGCACTACCACGAGTTAAATCAACTGGAAAATACTTTGAAAAATGTGGCGAATTATCAAGTGGTGGTGCAGGAGCTAGCGGACCAGATTGTGTTTTTGCACCAGGTGCGACCGGGGGGCGCCGACCGTTCCTATGGCATTGAAGCCGGACGTTTGGCTGGTTTACCCCCCATCGTTATTAACCGGGCGCGGGAGATCATGCACCGGTTAGAAAAGCATTCTCAGATCACTTTGGGGGATACGGCGGTACAGGGAGAGTTGCCACTGTTTGCGCCTAACGCCACTGGCTGATTTCCACACCCTGGTAGTAGTACTGGAGAATTTGCTGGTAGTTGTACCCGCGTTGGGCCAAGGCGTAGGCTCCCCATTGACTCATGCCCAGCCCATGCCCGAAGCCCCGTCCTTGAAACGTAAAACCGCCAGGTGTGGGGTGGAGCAAATCGGCGCTGGCGACATCGCTGGGGGTAGGAATGACGTCAAACAAGGTACTGCGCAAGTCCAGCAGTTGCCGGAGTTCAGCCCCGCTGAAGGTGCGACTGCCCTGGGTGCCTGTGACCCGTATCTGGAGAACGCGACCACGGGGAGTGCGGCGCTCGACGGTAAAGCCCGTGACTCGACCCACGCCGGGGAGCAGGCGACTGAGTTCTGCCGGGGTAAAGGTTTTCTGCCAGCTATAAACAGGCGCTTCCTGGTCAAAGTCGGGTACACCGCGCAGGTAGGGCCGGGGCGACGCCCAAATATCTTCCACATTTTCCGTATGGCCCCCCGACGCCGCATGATACACCGCTTCGATGATCTGGCCCCGGTAGGTGAGCACTTGACCGGTGGTGGCTAACACGGCTTCGCGGGTGCGGTCCGATTCGCGGCTGTAGCCCTTGTAGGCTTGCCAAGTCACCGTGCGGCCCACGTCGAAATCCCGGTCAGCCGGGCGGCGCAGCCGGTACAGGACAAAGGAACGGGCGGCTACGGCCTGGGCTTTCAGGGCTTCCAAGGGCCAATCGGGGTACATTTCCGAACCCACCACGCTGAAGAGATACGCTTCCAACGGCACGTGATTGACCGCCAGCAGCCCGTCGGTTCGCGCCACTAAGCGCAGGCGTCCTCGGTACCAATCATCACTGATATAGACAAACCCGCCATCGGTCGGTCGCACCCACAAATCCCGCGCCTGGTAGGTGTGTAGCCGGACTTGTCCCCCCTGGAGTTGCGCCGTGAATCCCAGCATCGGTGGCAAAGGTCCCAGGGTGCGTCCAGCTCCATCGGTCACCACTGCTGCGCCGGAAACGCCGACCCGCACTGTTTTGACCCCTTGCTGAATACACACCCGCAGTTCGGTGGCCCAGGCGACGGCTCCCCAACTTAGCGCGATGACCCCAGCGACAACCGTCGTGCGCAACCAAAATAAGCTCATGAGCCATCACTCCCCAGCCCAACCCCCAAAAAGTATAACAGGGCACTCCAGTAGGTACAATCAGGGGGACGTGTAACGCTGTCCCAATGTCCCCCAAACGCCGCTTGCCTGCCGAATGGGAACCCCACCAAGCTACCTGGTTGTCCTGGCCCCACAACCGGGAAACCTGGCCGGAACACTTAGCCGCAGCCGAACAGGCGTTAGCCCAAGCGGTTGGTTACCTACAGCGGGGGGAAGTCGTGCATATCAACGTACTAGATGAAGCGCACCAAGCTCACGTGCAAACGCTATTAGGTGACTGTACAAACGTTATTTTTCATATCCTGCCCACCAACGATGCCTGGTGCCGCGACCACGGAGCCATCTTTATCGAGGAAGACCAAAAGCTCGTCGCCACCTGCTGGCAATACAACGCTTGGGGCCAAAAATATCCCCCCTGGGACCGCGACCAGCAAGTAGCCAGGCAAATGGCAGCCATTTTAGGCGTTCCCCGTCTCACGTTTGACCTGGTGTTGGAGGGAGGAGCGATTGAATCCAACGGCCAGGGAACCTTGCTGGCGTCTCGGTCCTGTTTGCTCCATCCCCAGCGCAATCCTGGGTTAACCACCGCCCAGTGGGACGCGATTTTTCGGGAAGTTTTTGGGGCGGCGCAGGTGATTTGGCTAGAGGTCGAAATTCAAGGCGATGACACCGATGGCCATGTGGATGTCACAACCCGTTTTGTTGCGCCCGATACGCTGGTGGTCGCGCGCGAAGCCAATCCCGGTGACCCCAACTACCCAGCGCTGGAGGCGAATTGGCAACAGCTGCAGGCCATTGCTGCCACCCAGGGCTGGCAACTCATCGCCTTACCCATGCCCCAGCCGGTATGCCAGCGCGGCCAGCGGTTACCCGCCAGCTACGCCAATTTCTACATCGGGAACCAGGTGGTGCTCGTTCCCACGTTTGCTGACCCCCAGGATGAGGTTGCCCTGACGCTCCTGCAAAAGTGCTTTCCCGAGCGGCGCGTCGTGGGCATTGATAGCCGGGCCATTATTGAAGGCTTGGGCGGGCTGCACTGTTTGACCCAACCGGTACCAGCGCTTTAGGTGACGCGACCATCCGGCATGGTGGTGTGGCGCAAAATCGCACCATTGAGATTGGCTCCCCCAATGTCGGCTCGGGCTAGGTTGGCGTGGCTCAGGTCGGCATCCCGCAAGTCCGCCTTGGTGAGATAGGCTTCGTGAAGTACTGCGTGGGTCAAACGGGCCTGGCACAGGTTCGTCAGGGTGAGGTCGGCGCGGGCGCATTTGGCTTCATCCATCTGGCAGCGCAGGAAAATGGCTTTGCTGGCCTTGGCTTCGGTTAAATTGGCCTGCTGGAATTGCGCGTCGGTGCAATCAGTTTCCAGTAGTACAGCTCGCACCAGTTGCGCCAGGTTCAGTTGGGTTCGATGCAGGATGGCTTGGCTCAGGTCCGCTTCGTTGAGATTGGCTTCATCCAAGATGGCATGGCTGAGGTTGGCATTCGCCAGGTGACAGTTTTGCAATTTCGCTCCCCTGAGATTGGCCCGGCGCAAGTCCGCCCAGCACAAATCCGCCCCCCGCAAATCCGCTCCCTGTAAATCCGCGCCCTGCAAATCTGCCCGGCGGAGGTTCACCCGCTCGCTACCGCCTTTGGCGGCTTTGCCCAAATTGGCATTCCGTAGGCAAGCCCCGCGCAACGTGGCACTGGAGAGATTGGCGCCCTGAAGATTGGCTTCCACCAGGCTGGCGTCTAGGAAATTGGCAAAGATGGCGTGGGCGCGGGAGAGATTGGCCCGGTACAAGACACTGCCATGCAACTGGGCGGCGTTCAGGTCGCTGGCCGAGAGATTGGCTTGCGAGAGATAGGCGCCGCTGAGGTTGGCCTGGTTGAGTTTGGCTTCCTGAAAATTCACCCGGCTGAGATAGGCAAAGACAAACTCGGCGCTGTGTAAATCGCAACGAGACAAGTTCACATTAATTAAATCCGCTCGGTTTAGCCGAACGCCCCGCAGGTCTTGCCCTGAAAAGTCGCTCTCTCCCTGGCTGTAGCGCTGGAGCAGTTCGGCGGCATCCATCGTCACGCCCCCCCTTGGTCTAACCGGTCAAGAATCTGGGTCAACCGGTTGGCAACGGCTTGCACCTGGCCGACAAACTCTCGCAGGTAACGGTAACGCAGCGAAGGCGGTAAATCACGGGCGACCGCTTCCAAATCCCCCTCCAACTGGCGAAAGACCTGCTCGATATGGGCCATGACCTGCTCCACCGCCGTGGATACTCGCTGGCGCAACACCACTTCCGTCGAAAGTTCCTGCCGTAACAAGTCGCTCACCCGTTCCACTGCTGGCGCGTCCGGTTCCGTGACCACTGGCGCGATGACCGGTTCGGGGGACATCTCCGGCTCAGGGCCGATGACCACCACCGGTTCCGGAGGCGACTCCACCGGCGGACTTGGTTGCACATCGGCAATGGTGGGGCGTTTTTGCAACCGTTGATACACGGGCTGGAGCACTTCTCGCAGCGTCCCAGCCACCTGTTGATATTCCTCCGGTTCTTCCAATTGTTCCGCAGTAGTCTCTAGGCGCTGGCATAGCTCGTCGTAATCGGGAAACGCCAACAACAGGTCCCGCAGCAGCCGTTCCAGCTCCAACCCCTTGACCATCAGCCAGGGAGCTGTCAGCAACATGTCGCCCTGGCGCAACACTCGGGCCACCAAGATTTTTAAGCGCAAGGGGTTGGTGCGGTTGAACAGTTCCAGGCGCAGGTCAAACCACTCTTGGGGCGGCAGAATCGCTGCTTGGTCCGGGGGTGTCTGGGTGCGCAACCACTCGGTAGGGTCTTCATCGGGGTAAAGGGCGGCCATCGCCCGCAGGATGGTTTCCGCCACCGCCATGTACTCCACCGGCTTATTCAAGTTGCGCACCAGATTTTCCAAGGTGGGTCGCAACTCCCGCATCGTGGGCCGCACCTCGAGGGTCTTGACCAGCAGGTCCCGCAGGTCCACCGCCGCCAACCGCTCCGGCTCGGTCTCCCACGTCCCAGTGCAGGCGAAAATCAATAACTTTTTAATCCGCAGGTAATGTGGGCTTTGCTCCAACTGGGCGCTGACGCTGGCAATCGTCGCCTCTTCGGTCAGGGTCATCGCTGTCCTCCGCCCCTACTCTTAGATAACTTTACCGCGAGGCTTCCGGCTGGCGTTGCTGCAACTGTTGCCGCCCCTGCTGCACCCGCTGGAGATTTTCGCCTAGCACCTGCTCTAGCAACGTCAACACCTGCTGGGCGTAGGTTTGCGCGCCCTGGATCAACTGTTGCCGTTCCGCCTCCGCCTGTTGCCGTTGCCGCGCTAATTCCTCCTGGGTTTGCTGGCGCAGGTGTTGCAACTCGGCAATCGTACTCTGGCGGAGCGCTGCGCATTCCTGCTGCACCTGATGCCGGAGACGCTGGGCCTCCTGTTGAGCCTGTTGCA includes:
- a CDS encoding SpoIID/LytB domain-containing protein, encoding MSLFWLRTTVVAGVIALSWGAVAWATELRVCIQQGVKTVRVGVSGAAVVTDGAGRTLGPLPPMLGFTAQLQGGQVRLHTYQARDLWVRPTDGGFVYISDDWYRGRLRLVARTDGLLAVNHVPLEAYLFSVVGSEMYPDWPLEALKAQAVAARSFVLYRLRRPADRDFDVGRTVTWQAYKGYSRESDRTREAVLATTGQVLTYRGQIIEAVYHAASGGHTENVEDIWASPRPYLRGVPDFDQEAPVYSWQKTFTPAELSRLLPGVGRVTGFTVERRTPRGRVLQIRVTGTQGSRTFSGAELRQLLDLRSTLFDVIPTPSDVASADLLHPTPGGFTFQGRGFGHGLGMSQWGAYALAQRGYNYQQILQYYYQGVEISQWR
- the mutS gene encoding DNA mismatch repair protein MutS: MLENSDYRQVDREQLVDMLRHYCQVKDQYQHALLLYRVGDFYETFFQDAITVARELELYLTSKYGGKEIGKVPMAGIPYHALERYANQLLKKGYAVAICDQTEDAAIAEKERRMVRREVTRVFTPGTLLEEALLPARENNFLAALVLQGEHWGLAHGDVSTGEFRLTQAQGLDNLTQELLRIQPAEIVLPTEIPDLIGLLRPGESEGKIPAGLPTQFTYTLQPQRFFQLAQARQQLLETYGLKSLEGLGCEHLPLAIRAAGGLLAYLAQHQGHYHTGLQLPTTYFISEFMRLDQQTRRNLELTQTVREGAFHGSLLWAIDRTVTGMGARLLRRWLLQPLLDVEAINARLDAIAELVNKGLLRQQVREHIKQVYDLERLLGRVQAGTANARDLLALADSLLAASRLAQVLADVQSQYLRDLQSIPPELEALGERIRESLVESPPVTLTEGGLIRAGVDAELDRLRQTLADDQNWIAQLEVTEKQRTGIPTLKVGFNKTFGYYISITRSKSEQAPPDYIRKQTLTNEERYITPELKEREIRILNLQTEINQREYELFLQLRQAVSLHQHLIRPLAQKIAQVDVLAGLAEVAVIHNYHRPEIVQGRELVIKQGRHPVVEQLLPAGCFVPNDTELGTGTDLMILTGPNASGKSCYLRQVGLIQLLAQMGSFVPATQAKVGICDRIFTRVGAVDDLAMGQSTFMVEMCETANILHHATDRSLVLLDEIGRGTATFDGLAIAWSVAEYLAVYLRCRAIFATHYHELNQLENTLKNVANYQVVVQELADQIVFLHQVRPGGADRSYGIEAGRLAGLPPIVINRAREIMHRLEKHSQITLGDTAVQGELPLFAPNATG
- a CDS encoding pentapeptide repeat-containing protein; protein product: MDAAELLQRYSQGESDFSGQDLRGVRLNRADLINVNLSRCDLHSAEFVFAYLSRVNFQEAKLNQANLSGAYLSQANLSASDLNAAQLHGSVLYRANLSRAHAIFANFLDASLVEANLQGANLSSATLRGACLRNANLGKAAKGGSERVNLRRADLQGADLQGADLRGADLCWADLRRANLRGAKLQNCHLANANLSHAILDEANLNEADLSQAILHRTQLNLAQLVRAVLLETDCTDAQFQQANLTEAKASKAIFLRCQMDEAKCARADLTLTNLCQARLTHAVLHEAYLTKADLRDADLSHANLARADIGGANLNGAILRHTTMPDGRVT
- the mnmE gene encoding tRNA uridine-5-carboxymethylaminomethyl(34) synthesis GTPase MnmE; the encoded protein is MLDLGDTIAAIATAVAPEQGSIAIVRLSGKESVAIARKIFHAPGKQVWESHRILYGFVRTPAGQVIDEALLLLMLAPRSYTREDVVEFHCHGGIITVQKVLNLCIEQGARLARPGEFTLRAVLNGRIDLTQAEAIADLIGAKSSLSAEMALGSLQGKLGQRIRQLRNQCLDILAELEARIDFDEDLPPLNSQEIQDRIGDILRQIEELLATAERGVWLRRGIKVAIVGRPNVGKSSLLNAWSQTERAIVTDLPGTTRDVVDAYLVVQGIPVEILDTAGIRHTDDPVEQIGIHRSRQAMQNADVILLVINAAEGWTEMDQALYQELDASKVIFVVNKTDLVPSLPRLPAHLQPVVYTSALQRSGIDQLESVLLERIFQGKVQQTNLTYTINQRQQTALLQAQKALQQMQTTMAQQLPVDFWTIDLRTAIQALGSITGEEITEAMLDRIFSKFCIGK
- a CDS encoding agmatine deiminase family protein, which encodes MSPKRRLPAEWEPHQATWLSWPHNRETWPEHLAAAEQALAQAVGYLQRGEVVHINVLDEAHQAHVQTLLGDCTNVIFHILPTNDAWCRDHGAIFIEEDQKLVATCWQYNAWGQKYPPWDRDQQVARQMAAILGVPRLTFDLVLEGGAIESNGQGTLLASRSCLLHPQRNPGLTTAQWDAIFREVFGAAQVIWLEVEIQGDDTDGHVDVTTRFVAPDTLVVAREANPGDPNYPALEANWQQLQAIAATQGWQLIALPMPQPVCQRGQRLPASYANFYIGNQVVLVPTFADPQDEVALTLLQKCFPERRVVGIDSRAIIEGLGGLHCLTQPVPAL